The sequence below is a genomic window from Dehalococcoidales bacterium.
ATTCAAAGCCGGCTAGCAGGACTTCGACAAGTGAGGTGGCTGATTCCAGCTCAAGGCTTTCGGTTATGATTTCCCGCGGGAGGCGGGGAACCAGAGGAGAATCGTCGATGCCGTTTGCCAAGCGGTGGATGGTTTTACCTTCTGGCCCAAACTGGGCTTCCAACGCACCTGCCGGAAGGGTAGCAACCTGGCCAAGGGTTTTTAGCCCAAAACTGACAAGCTTTCCCCGGATTTTTGCAGATACCGGCAATTGACAAACGGGAATTTTTGCCAGTGAATGGGTCAGGTTTCCAATTAAATTGGTAAATTCTCCAGGACGGCTGTGTGTAGCTGCCAGGTAGGCCGGGAATTTGCCTTCGGCCTGACCCATTCTGACCTCAAATTCTGTAGAAACGGCTTTTCTTACTGCGTGGGCCAGATCTCCCTTCTCCGGATAGAGAAGTTCAAGGCCGCTGGTACCCATGTAGACTATGCCTTCTGCGCCGTTTTCAACTAATGGGCTCACCTGCTGAAGGCAGTCCAGGATTTGTTCAAACATATCGCGGTAATGGGGCAGATCGGCGCTGATGGTTTCTGCTTCTCCGTATAGAGCGATTGCTCTTTCAAGCGGCATCCCCGGCGCAAGACCTTCCAGACCAGGAGAGTAATCAATCAGAGTGCGCTTGGACGAATTGGAGTTAAACACTAACGCTGGGCGCTTATTTATGGCTGGTTTTCTTATAAGCTCGCACGTGAACGGGAAATGCGGCAGAAGTATACAGAATATTTTCATGGTATGCTCCAGGATTGTAAAGGGATAAAAAGTAGAACATATATATTATAGAACAAATGTTCAGTTTGTCAAGGCGTGTTTGTGTTATTTTGTGTCGTCCTGGATGAGCACGATAGTGCCAAGAAGGATCTTCCCCGTAATAGTGTGTGTTGTTATATAGGGAGTGTTTACGAAAAGACAGGCTCTAGTCTTAAAAGATTCTTCGCTGTGCTCGAGAGTGACATGTTTTTCGTATAGACGGGCACAACTCGTGTGAGATTCTTCGCTACACTCGGGGTGACAGGAGGGGGATGCTCAGGAATGACATATTTTTATGGGTGCTCAGGGTGACAGGGGTTTATTTACATTAAACATCTTAAGGCTATCCAGCCAAGTGGCGGATTTTACTTCTCTTTCCAGGATATAGCGACAGTAACTTCGAAGAAGCTTTTCCAGTTCAAGGTTGAGCTCTGTTGAAAGCTTCAGGCGCAGGGCAGTGGTAATAGCACAGTCCTGGAAGAGCCGTAGAACTTTAAGGCCGTTTACTGATATTGAGTAGGGTAATGCCTGGCTTGCGGCACAGTGCTCACATAGCACTCCACCAGCACCGGGGCTGAAGATGTTGGTTACCGGTTCAAGCGGCTGGCGGCAGATCGGGCATGCCTTTAGTTGGGGGCGATAGCCTGTATACCCCAGCAATTGAATTTCAAAATAACGCAGGCAAGTATTGCATGCTGCACCCTGGCTTAATTGTTCCAGTGTGCTTACCAGAAGCCTGAAAAGCTTTTGGTTATCGATGCGGTCTGCTTCGGCAGTAAACAGGTTGATCAATTCGGCAAGATAGAGCCCGGCAGATGTTGCCTCCAGGCTGTTTCTCAGGGGAAGAAAGCTGTTAATAGCCTGTGAACCAATGATAGTATCCAGATTGCGACCGCGAGCGAGAGTGATCTGTGAATGAGTAAGCAATTCCAAGTGCCCGCTAAGTTTGCTTTTAGGCTTTCTGACCGCTTTGGCTACTGCTTGCAGTTTACCCAAACCTGGAGTGTAGATGGTGATAATACGGTCAGCCTCCCCCAGACGGGTTTTGCGTATTATTACTGCTTCAGTCTGATATTCACGCGGGGGTGGCATTTAGAAACCTCTCTTGTTTTTGGGTGGTTTGTATAGTGAGTGAACAGCAGGCATAGTGGTGAAGATTTAGAATGAAATATGGCATAAAATTCTTGCTCAGGATATCTGTTTGCCGGGTTCAATCGGGCGGTCGGGGCTGATTAAAACACAGCCGCCGCCTTCCATAATTGCGCCAAGTATTAATACTTCGCTGGTGAAATCAGCAATGAATTTAGGCGGGAAGTTGACTACAGCTACAACGTATTTATCTATCAGCTCT
It includes:
- the recO gene encoding DNA repair protein RecO, coding for MPPPREYQTEAVIIRKTRLGEADRIITIYTPGLGKLQAVAKAVRKPKSKLSGHLELLTHSQITLARGRNLDTIIGSQAINSFLPLRNSLEATSAGLYLAELINLFTAEADRIDNQKLFRLLVSTLEQLSQGAACNTCLRYFEIQLLGYTGYRPQLKACPICRQPLEPVTNIFSPGAGGVLCEHCAASQALPYSISVNGLKVLRLFQDCAITTALRLKLSTELNLELEKLLRSYCRYILEREVKSATWLDSLKMFNVNKPLSP